The genomic window NNNNNNNNNNNNNNNNNNNNNNNNNNNNNNNNNNNNNNNNNNNNNNNNNNNNNNNNNNNNNNNNNNNNNNNNNNGGACCAAACGCCCCAGAACTGGACCAAACGCCCCAGAACTGGACCAAACGCCCCAGAACTGGACCAAACGCCCCAGAACTGGACCAAACGCCCCAGAACTGGACCAAAAGACCCAGAACTGGACCAAACGCCCACAGCTGGACTAAACGCCCAGTTCGCTACAGGCAGAATGAGTCGGTCCCAGCGctgtgggtcagaaccagacaTCCTGATGTGAAGAACCGGAACCAGAGTGTCACGGTACCACGAGGCGCATCAAGCTACTGCTGCTGGGTTCTGGGCTGGAGGTGAGCATCCAGCAGAGCGGCTCTTCAttcagggccggcccaaggtgATACGGGGCCCCAGGCAGAACCTGACTGACCGGGCCCAATGTTGACGGGCCCTACCAGCACAGAGGTaaagaaccagcagaacctctggTTTCAGAGGTTGCTTGGTTTCACATTTCCGttgctaaaatgtttcagatcagatTAGAACTCAGAAACGTTCCTTTATTTCTGTCACGGGAAAAGATCCACACAGtcggttctgatggttctggttcctgttgATGAAAAACGTCCAGTTTGTCAAAGAAAGGCAACAGAACCTCGGGCCCATCAGGGGGTTTTATATTCCAGAATCTGGACCTCTGCTCAGTATCTGCtctcagttctggttctgaaacgTTCTGGTAccagctggaccagaaccaggtccagcTCTGCGCCACGCGGCGCTACTCGTTGTGCTCCTGCCAGTTGATGTTGATGAAGGTTCTGGAGTCCATGCGGTCCAGGAACAGAACTCCGTCCAGGTGGTCCATCTCGTGCTGCAGGATCCGGGCCGGCCAGCCGCTCGCCTGCCAGGTGACCTCTTGACCTTTCTCATTCAGGgctggaaacaggaagcagaacccCTGGATGCTCCATCATTTCGTTCCTTAAAGTTCAGGTTGTTTAAAGTTCAAAGGTCATTTCACCAGACAGACAAACCATAAATCTACCCCATCAATAGAGCTCAACCGAtcagaaccgatcagaaccagCCTCCTTACCTGATCGGTTCTGATGCGCTGctacattaaagaggaaatcaTGGGTCGATTTCCTCCtgaaccagcagaacctgatCCGGTTCTGGACGGGTTTCCAGACGTACCTGACACTTCCACGGACCGGAACCGCGGCACGGTGGCAGAGAAGCCCGAGATGCTCTCGCAGGCCTCCTGAGAAAGAACCGTGCTGCCGTCCAGAACCCGGAGCTCCGGGTTCAGGAAGATTCGGAGCGGCTGGATGGAGAGGCCAAGGGCCCGCCGGGCCGCGGGCGGAACCGCCTCGAACAGGTTCCAGGGATACTCCAGCATCAGGATGCGGAGCGGCACGCCCACCTGCGGCGCGCTCAAACCCACGCACTGCAGCCTCCTCATCACCGTCACCATGGTTACCAGAACCCGCTGGATCTCCGGGCCCGCTATGGCCGCCGGGTCCACGGCGGCGGCCCGGCAGCGCAGGACCGGGTCGCCCACCTGGCACACGTGGCTGTAGGGGGGAGATGGAGGGGGGCGGAGCTTCCGCTTCACGTACTGCAGGTAGGAGCGCACCTTAACGCCGCTGGACCAAGAGCGGATGCAGGCGGGTCGGACCAGGACTCTGCATGAGGAGAAGGCGGTTCTGGACGCACAGAACCCGAATCTGGACCAGGCGAGCAGAGCGGCACTGGAGGTCATGGCGACGCTGGAGGTCAGGATGGATCAGGACAAAAGGATGTTAAagtcacagaagaagaagaaatgggaaatgttcagcagaaccagaaccagaaccttctgaAGGCCGCCTCACTGTTTACACAGATcgggcataacattatgaccacctgcCTAAATGTTAAGCCACGGCTGTGCAGCTCCAGCCTGCAGCTTTTAGACgcgtctctgcttcaacacacctgagtcacaTAACGaggtgattagcaggactctggagaacctggcTGCACCGAGGAGGAGATTCAACTGTGTTGGAAAAGGGAGACAGCTGAGAGTCGCAGGACCTCAGAGGACAGGGACTGCCCCCATCTTATGTCCAATAGTCCCCGCTCACTTACAGCAGCCATGATGAAGGGTCGTCAGTCACTGTACCTgtcagtggtcataatgttatgtcTGATACATGTATTTCTGCGCACCATTAAACCCCGCCCGCCCGGTCTGTCTGgtacattaaaacatgctctcCTATCCAGCAACTCCACAAAGTATTATTGAATATTACC from Poecilia reticulata strain Guanapo linkage group LG6, Guppy_female_1.0+MT, whole genome shotgun sequence includes these protein-coding regions:
- the pdf gene encoding peptide deformylase, mitochondrial isoform X1 gives rise to the protein MLCPICVNSEAAFRSVAMTSSAALLAWSRFGFCASRTAFSSCRVLVRPACIRSWSSGVKVRSYLQYVKRKLRPPPSPPYSHVCQVGDPVLRCRAAAVDPAAIAGPEIQRVLVTMVTVMRRLQCVGLSAPQVGVPLRILMLEYPWNLFEAVPPAARRALGLSIQPLRIFLNPELRVLDGSTVLSQEACESISGFSATVPRFRSVEVSALNEKGQEVTWQASGWPARILQHEMDHLDGVLFLDRMDSRTFININWQEHNE
- the pdf gene encoding peptide deformylase, mitochondrial isoform X2, which codes for MTSSAALLAWSRFGFCASRTAFSSCRVLVRPACIRSWSSGVKVRSYLQYVKRKLRPPPSPPYSHVCQVGDPVLRCRAAAVDPAAIAGPEIQRVLVTMVTVMRRLQCVGLSAPQVGVPLRILMLEYPWNLFEAVPPAARRALGLSIQPLRIFLNPELRVLDGSTVLSQEACESISGFSATVPRFRSVEVSALNEKGQEVTWQASGWPARILQHEMDHLDGVLFLDRMDSRTFININWQEHNE